A genomic window from Ziziphus jujuba mitochondrion, complete genome includes:
- the mttB gene encoding transport membrane protein produces the protein MNRILSNIYIYPLNYSYISYEFHFAPETILGEVRIRSVRILIGLGLTWFTRYWFPEELISPLAKPFLTLPLDSYFVRTQSTEASPTYVATSSIACSYFVFPLISHQIWCFLIPSCYGEQRTKYNRFLYLSGSRFSLFLFLTPSRVIPNVWHFPYSVGATSTNLLMIKLQPKIYDHIMLTVRISFIPSVCSQVPVIVIRLPELRGLSVETFTNNRRFLMVFPLLTAALSTPPDIWCQIVALFLISSIIELAIFVASIVQVREEGWTSGMRESGSIDKKEE, from the coding sequence ATGAATCGAATCCTATCAAATATTTATATTTATCCTTTGAATTACTCATATATATCCTATGAATTTCATTTCGCACCGGAAACTATTCTAGGAGAAGTTCGAATCCGTTCCGTTCGGATATTGATCGGTCTTGGTTTGACATGGTTTACGCGTTACTGGTTCCCGGAAGAGTTAATATCTCCATTAGCTAAACCCTTTCTTACCCTGCCTTTGGACTCGTATTTTGTTCGTACACAATCAACGGAGGCCTCCCCGACATATGTTGCAACGTCTTCAATAGCATGCTCTTATTTCGTCTTTCCCTTAATAAGTCATCAAATTTGGTGCTTTTTGATCCCCAGTTGCTATGGAGAACAAAGGACGAAATACAATCGATTCCTCTATTTAAGTGGTTCTCGCTTCTCCTTGTTCCTGTTCCTAACTCCTTCCCGGGTAATTCCCAATGTTTGGCACTTTCCATACTCCGTGGGTGCAACATCAACAAATTTGCTCATGATCAAGTTACAACCTAAGATCTATGACCATATTATGTTAACTGTTCGTATTTCGTTCATTCCATCGGTATGCTCCCAGGTACCTGTAATTGTGATCCGTTTGCCAGAACTAAGGGGTCTTTCTGTGGAAACCTTCACGAACAATCGTCGTTTTTTGATGGTTTTTCCGCTTCTCACAGCTGCTCTTTCCACACCTCCGGATATCTGGTGCCAAATCGTCGCCCTTTTCCTTATTTCTTCGATAATAGAGTTGGCTATCTTTGTGGCATCGATTGTACAAGTTCGTGAAGAAGGCTGGACGAGTGGAATGAGGGAAAGCGGCTCGATCGACAAAAAAGAAGAGTAG